One window of the Micropterus dolomieu isolate WLL.071019.BEF.003 ecotype Adirondacks linkage group LG08, ASM2129224v1, whole genome shotgun sequence genome contains the following:
- the LOC123975374 gene encoding prickle-like protein 2 isoform X1 yields MPRVKKGIPVSTEAVCVEEHVVTAMSLEMEKTITKLMYDFQRNSTSDDDSGCALEEYVWVPPGLSPEQVHQYYNSLPEEKVPYINSPGEKYRIKQLLHQLPPHDNEVRYCNALDEEEKRELKLFSNQRKKDNLGRGNVRPFPLTITGAICDKCGGQINGGDIVVFAARAGHGKCWHPHCFVCSMCEELLVDLIYFYQDGKIFCGRHHAERLKPRCCACDEIIFADECTEAEGRHWHMKHFCCYECETTLGGQRYIMKDGRPHCCNCFESLYAEYCDACGEHIGIDQGQMTYDGQHWHATEECFCCARCKRSLLGRPFLPKQGQIFCSRSCSAGQDPDESDSSDSAFQSARSRESRHSTKIGKKERRNAEQERRSAEARQSAPPPMPDRLSAESDPLSIQMDRLSLSSSQTPSRTPNRTPSRTPSRAPSLNQVWMSRDDPYVPAAYEGPQREPSPTPAPIHLLGQCNLRQGYNPNANAHPPAQSPANPVKRPDSWGKEQGNAKRTPMAALRGHSFNENWTHHSQDEFRPNKLRTQMSFNEMSSQNQGFSDKRSISLHGFQRDGRPPLTRRNPITAMSFNEPLTPLEQTPRGSMDSLTMSNATGNSLDGGSKRQEHLSRFSMPDLSKDSGVNVSEKSNMGTLSSSVQFHSTESLSSSRPYNNNMYAPLRVGYPLQYWDGPQPLGFDGKGRVGVMGSSGNLRMAPMSDRMPRRRINGQEPVSQQQQPQQRRRKHHRGNHGNGQHRSGRHHKRSRRSRSDNALHLVADRPAQMVELPYRRVQEDYDRFPSGNAARELFGLEPGGCRQQPHRPCPRTTSDLTLQNAGWQPAGLGGPCWGDGYMEAADPWCSSCSSSSESEGDEGYFLGEPIPRPVQLCYINNEELRHRYSPSGIGGHHGPLHGPIHGQLHTRQRRKSKNCIIS; encoded by the exons GAATACCTGTGTCCACTGAAGCAGTTTGTGTAGAGGAGCATGTTGTGACAGCCATGTCTCTGGAGATGGAGAAGACCATCACCAAGCTAATGTACGACTTCCAGAGAAACTCCACCTCTGATGATGACTCTGGATGTGCACTGGAGGAATACGTCTGGGTTCCCCCTGGCCTCAGTCCTGAGCAG gTGCATCAGTATTACAACTCCTTACCAGAAGAGAAGGTCCCCTATATAAACAGCCCTGGAGAGAAATATCGCATCAAACAACTGCTTCACCAGTTGCCACCACATGACaatgag GTGCGTTACTGTAACGCATTGGATGAGGAGGAGAAACGAGAGCTTAAGCTCTTCAGCAACCAACGGAAGAAGGACAACTTGGGCAGGGGCAATGTCCGTCCGTTCCCCCTCACCATCACTGGGGCCATCTGTGACAAG TGTGGTGGTCAAATAAATGGAGGGGACATTGTGGTTTTTGCTGCGAGGGCAGGTCATGGAAAATGCTGGCACCCTCACTGCTTTGTCTGCAGTATGTGTGAGGAACTGTTGGTGGATCTCATCTACTTTTACCAGGATGGCAAGATCTTCTGTGGCCGGCACCATGCCGAGAGGCTGAAGCCCCGCTGCTGTGCCTGTGATGAG ATAATCTTTGCTGATGAATGCACTGAGGCAGAGGGCAGGCACTGGCACATGAAGCACTTCTGTTGCTACGAGTGTGAGACCACCCTTGGCGGCCAGCGATACATCATGAAGGACGGACGGCCACACTGCTGCAACTGCTTCGAGTCCCTTTATGCAGAGTACTGTGACGCATGTGGAGAACACATAG GCATTGACCAAGGCCAGATGACATATGATGGGCAGCACTGGCACGCGACTGAGGAATGTTTTTGCTGCGCCCGTTGCAAGCGCTCTCTGCTGGGCCGCCCCTTCCTGCCAAAGCAGGGGCAGATTTTCTGCTCACGGTCCTGCAGCGCTGGACAG GATCCAGATGAGTCTGACTCCTCAGACTCCGCCTTCCAAAGTGCCCGTTCCCGTGAATCCCGCCACAGCACAAAGATTGGGAAAAAGGAGCGCAGGAATGCTGAGCAGGAGCGGCGGAGTGCCGAGGCCCGCCAGTCGGCTCCTCCTCCCATGCCTGACCGTCTGTCTGCTGAAAGCGACCCCCTTTCTATTCAGATGGATCGTTTAAGCCTCTCCTCTAGCCAGACCCCAAGCAGGACACCTAACCGCACACCCAGCCGCACTCCGAGCCGTGCCCCGAGCCTTAACCAGGTTTGGATGAGTCGGGATGACCCCTACGTTCCGGCTGCCTATGAGGGCCCCCAGCGGGAGCCCTCCCCTACGCCAGCGCCTATACATCTGCTGGGTCAGTGTAACCTCAGACAGGGCTACAATCCCAACGCAAACGCTCATCCCCCAGCTCAGAGTCCTGCCAACCCAGTGAAGAGACCTGATTCCTGGGGTAAGGAACAAGGCAACGCTAAGAGGACCCCTATGGCTGCGTTGAGGGGCCACTCTTTTAATGAAAACTGGACCCACCACAGTCAGGACGAGTTCAGGCCCAACAAGCTACGCACCCAGATGAGCTTCAATGAGATGTCTAGCCAGAACCAGGGCTTTTCTGACAAGAGGAGCATCAGCCTGCATGGATTCCAGAGAGATGGCAGACCCCCACTGACCAGGAGGAACCCCATCACTGCAATGAGCTTCAATGAGCCTCTCACTCCACTAGAACAGACTCCTCGTGGATCCATGGACTCCCTTACTATGTCCAATGCTACAG GTAACTCTCTGGATGGGGGCAGTAAACGTCAGGAGCATTTGTCTAGGTTCTCCATGCCGGATCTGAGTAAAGACTCGGGTGTGAACGTATCTGAAAAGAGCAACATGGGCACCCTCAGCTCCTCAGTCCAGTTCCACAGCACTGAGTCACTGTCCTCCTCTCGCCCGTACAACAATAACATGTATGCTCCACTGAGAGTCGGCTACCCGCTACAGTACTGGGACGGCCCGCAGCCGCTGGGCTTTGATGGCAAAGGTCGTGTTGGGGTGATGGGCAGCAGTGGAAACCTGCGGATGGCTCCCATGAGCGACAGAATGCCTCGCAGACGCATCAATGGTCAGGAACCCGTGTCGCAGCAACAGCAGCCACAACAAAGACGTCGTAAACACCACCGCGGAAACCATGGTAATGGGCAGCACCGCAGTGGCCGCCACCACAAACGCTCTCGCCGCTCCCGCTCTGACAATGCCCTGCACCTGGTGGCAGACCGGCCTGCTCAAATGGTAGAGCTGCCCTACCGTCGCGTCCAGGAGGATTACGATCGCTTCCCCTCTGGTAATGCTGCTCGGGAGTTGTTTGGTCTGGAGCCAGGTGGGTGCAGACAGCAGCCCCACCGGCCCTGCCCCCGCACCACCTCCGATCTCACCCTGCAGAATGCTGGCTGGCAACCAGCGGGGCTGGGCGGGCCATGCTGGGGTGATGGGTACATGGAGGCTGCTGACCCCTGGTGCTCcagctgctcctcttcctccgaGTCTGAGGGAGATGAGGGTTATTTCCTGGGTGAACCAATCCCTCGGCCTGTGCAGCTGTGCTACATCAACAACGAGGAGCTGCGCCATCGCTACAGCCCCTCTGGGATAGGTGGCCATCACGGACCTCTGCACGGACCGATTCATGGCCAGCTGCACACCCgccagaggaggaagagcaaaAACTGCATAATTTCCTAG
- the LOC123975374 gene encoding prickle-like protein 2 isoform X2, which translates to MSLEMEKTITKLMYDFQRNSTSDDDSGCALEEYVWVPPGLSPEQVHQYYNSLPEEKVPYINSPGEKYRIKQLLHQLPPHDNEVRYCNALDEEEKRELKLFSNQRKKDNLGRGNVRPFPLTITGAICDKCGGQINGGDIVVFAARAGHGKCWHPHCFVCSMCEELLVDLIYFYQDGKIFCGRHHAERLKPRCCACDEIIFADECTEAEGRHWHMKHFCCYECETTLGGQRYIMKDGRPHCCNCFESLYAEYCDACGEHIGIDQGQMTYDGQHWHATEECFCCARCKRSLLGRPFLPKQGQIFCSRSCSAGQDPDESDSSDSAFQSARSRESRHSTKIGKKERRNAEQERRSAEARQSAPPPMPDRLSAESDPLSIQMDRLSLSSSQTPSRTPNRTPSRTPSRAPSLNQVWMSRDDPYVPAAYEGPQREPSPTPAPIHLLGQCNLRQGYNPNANAHPPAQSPANPVKRPDSWGKEQGNAKRTPMAALRGHSFNENWTHHSQDEFRPNKLRTQMSFNEMSSQNQGFSDKRSISLHGFQRDGRPPLTRRNPITAMSFNEPLTPLEQTPRGSMDSLTMSNATGNSLDGGSKRQEHLSRFSMPDLSKDSGVNVSEKSNMGTLSSSVQFHSTESLSSSRPYNNNMYAPLRVGYPLQYWDGPQPLGFDGKGRVGVMGSSGNLRMAPMSDRMPRRRINGQEPVSQQQQPQQRRRKHHRGNHGNGQHRSGRHHKRSRRSRSDNALHLVADRPAQMVELPYRRVQEDYDRFPSGNAARELFGLEPGGCRQQPHRPCPRTTSDLTLQNAGWQPAGLGGPCWGDGYMEAADPWCSSCSSSSESEGDEGYFLGEPIPRPVQLCYINNEELRHRYSPSGIGGHHGPLHGPIHGQLHTRQRRKSKNCIIS; encoded by the exons ATGTCTCTGGAGATGGAGAAGACCATCACCAAGCTAATGTACGACTTCCAGAGAAACTCCACCTCTGATGATGACTCTGGATGTGCACTGGAGGAATACGTCTGGGTTCCCCCTGGCCTCAGTCCTGAGCAG gTGCATCAGTATTACAACTCCTTACCAGAAGAGAAGGTCCCCTATATAAACAGCCCTGGAGAGAAATATCGCATCAAACAACTGCTTCACCAGTTGCCACCACATGACaatgag GTGCGTTACTGTAACGCATTGGATGAGGAGGAGAAACGAGAGCTTAAGCTCTTCAGCAACCAACGGAAGAAGGACAACTTGGGCAGGGGCAATGTCCGTCCGTTCCCCCTCACCATCACTGGGGCCATCTGTGACAAG TGTGGTGGTCAAATAAATGGAGGGGACATTGTGGTTTTTGCTGCGAGGGCAGGTCATGGAAAATGCTGGCACCCTCACTGCTTTGTCTGCAGTATGTGTGAGGAACTGTTGGTGGATCTCATCTACTTTTACCAGGATGGCAAGATCTTCTGTGGCCGGCACCATGCCGAGAGGCTGAAGCCCCGCTGCTGTGCCTGTGATGAG ATAATCTTTGCTGATGAATGCACTGAGGCAGAGGGCAGGCACTGGCACATGAAGCACTTCTGTTGCTACGAGTGTGAGACCACCCTTGGCGGCCAGCGATACATCATGAAGGACGGACGGCCACACTGCTGCAACTGCTTCGAGTCCCTTTATGCAGAGTACTGTGACGCATGTGGAGAACACATAG GCATTGACCAAGGCCAGATGACATATGATGGGCAGCACTGGCACGCGACTGAGGAATGTTTTTGCTGCGCCCGTTGCAAGCGCTCTCTGCTGGGCCGCCCCTTCCTGCCAAAGCAGGGGCAGATTTTCTGCTCACGGTCCTGCAGCGCTGGACAG GATCCAGATGAGTCTGACTCCTCAGACTCCGCCTTCCAAAGTGCCCGTTCCCGTGAATCCCGCCACAGCACAAAGATTGGGAAAAAGGAGCGCAGGAATGCTGAGCAGGAGCGGCGGAGTGCCGAGGCCCGCCAGTCGGCTCCTCCTCCCATGCCTGACCGTCTGTCTGCTGAAAGCGACCCCCTTTCTATTCAGATGGATCGTTTAAGCCTCTCCTCTAGCCAGACCCCAAGCAGGACACCTAACCGCACACCCAGCCGCACTCCGAGCCGTGCCCCGAGCCTTAACCAGGTTTGGATGAGTCGGGATGACCCCTACGTTCCGGCTGCCTATGAGGGCCCCCAGCGGGAGCCCTCCCCTACGCCAGCGCCTATACATCTGCTGGGTCAGTGTAACCTCAGACAGGGCTACAATCCCAACGCAAACGCTCATCCCCCAGCTCAGAGTCCTGCCAACCCAGTGAAGAGACCTGATTCCTGGGGTAAGGAACAAGGCAACGCTAAGAGGACCCCTATGGCTGCGTTGAGGGGCCACTCTTTTAATGAAAACTGGACCCACCACAGTCAGGACGAGTTCAGGCCCAACAAGCTACGCACCCAGATGAGCTTCAATGAGATGTCTAGCCAGAACCAGGGCTTTTCTGACAAGAGGAGCATCAGCCTGCATGGATTCCAGAGAGATGGCAGACCCCCACTGACCAGGAGGAACCCCATCACTGCAATGAGCTTCAATGAGCCTCTCACTCCACTAGAACAGACTCCTCGTGGATCCATGGACTCCCTTACTATGTCCAATGCTACAG GTAACTCTCTGGATGGGGGCAGTAAACGTCAGGAGCATTTGTCTAGGTTCTCCATGCCGGATCTGAGTAAAGACTCGGGTGTGAACGTATCTGAAAAGAGCAACATGGGCACCCTCAGCTCCTCAGTCCAGTTCCACAGCACTGAGTCACTGTCCTCCTCTCGCCCGTACAACAATAACATGTATGCTCCACTGAGAGTCGGCTACCCGCTACAGTACTGGGACGGCCCGCAGCCGCTGGGCTTTGATGGCAAAGGTCGTGTTGGGGTGATGGGCAGCAGTGGAAACCTGCGGATGGCTCCCATGAGCGACAGAATGCCTCGCAGACGCATCAATGGTCAGGAACCCGTGTCGCAGCAACAGCAGCCACAACAAAGACGTCGTAAACACCACCGCGGAAACCATGGTAATGGGCAGCACCGCAGTGGCCGCCACCACAAACGCTCTCGCCGCTCCCGCTCTGACAATGCCCTGCACCTGGTGGCAGACCGGCCTGCTCAAATGGTAGAGCTGCCCTACCGTCGCGTCCAGGAGGATTACGATCGCTTCCCCTCTGGTAATGCTGCTCGGGAGTTGTTTGGTCTGGAGCCAGGTGGGTGCAGACAGCAGCCCCACCGGCCCTGCCCCCGCACCACCTCCGATCTCACCCTGCAGAATGCTGGCTGGCAACCAGCGGGGCTGGGCGGGCCATGCTGGGGTGATGGGTACATGGAGGCTGCTGACCCCTGGTGCTCcagctgctcctcttcctccgaGTCTGAGGGAGATGAGGGTTATTTCCTGGGTGAACCAATCCCTCGGCCTGTGCAGCTGTGCTACATCAACAACGAGGAGCTGCGCCATCGCTACAGCCCCTCTGGGATAGGTGGCCATCACGGACCTCTGCACGGACCGATTCATGGCCAGCTGCACACCCgccagaggaggaagagcaaaAACTGCATAATTTCCTAG
- the LOC123975375 gene encoding serine/arginine repetitive matrix protein 5 isoform X2 yields MDHARSQDTQQSKGSTLRHREHSDETVDKRPTDSSASPIQDEKRLIRRVRSPSRPRAWLSNSYKPKFGGRVYRPRFSRDDHSFYKPGFSSQRYHHFSPQDYSHRRDHFPLNLHHVPQRERDREKEERYEQRESADGSSPPKQNTSTRTFLPRSTSSRDKDMQFTVCQNDKNQSRERDHRGTKSKERERSRDGELPSTASQTVTRERAIQQKRREIDEMYYQECEMFGLVAKMLIAKDQSLEGPIQSSLQENLRDIGKRCVDAMEKFIEDYDSRELSH; encoded by the exons ATGGACCATGCACGGTCGCAGGACACACAGCAGAGCAAG gGCTCCACGTTGCGGCACAGGGAACACAGTGATGAAACTGTCGACAAGAGGCCCACTGACAGCTCAGCGTCTCCCATACAG GATGAGAAGAGGCTGATCAGAAGAGTGCGAAGTCCATCCAGGCCGAGGGCATGGCTGTCCAATTCTTACAAACCGAAGTTTGGAGGGCGAGTCTACAGACCGCG TTTTTCAAGGGATGACCACTCATTCTACAAACCTGGCTTCAGCAGCCAGAGgtaccaccacttcagcccacaGGATTACTCCCACCGGCGAGATCATTTTCCTCTAAATCTTCACCACGTCCCGCAGAGGGAGAGGGACCGCGAGAAGGAGGAGCGGTACgagcagagagagagcgctGATGGGAGCTCACCTCCAAAGCAAAACACCT CTACTAGAACTTTCCTACCAAGGTCCACTTCCAGCAGAGACAAGGACATGCAGTTCACT GTTTGTCAGAACGACAAGAACCAAAGCAGGGAGAGAGATCACAGGGGGACCAAAAGCAAAGAAAGGGAACGAAGCAGAGACGGGGAGCTTCCTTCAACTGCGAGCCAGACGGTGACACGAGAGAGAGCCATCcaacagaagaggagagagatagaCGAG ATGTACTATCAGGAATGTGAAATGTTTGGCCTTGTGGCAAAGATGCTGATCGCAAAGGATCAGTCCCTGGAGGGTCCCATCCAGTCCTCTCTGCAGGAGAACCTCAGGGACATCGGCAAGCGCTGTGTGGATGCCATGGAGAAATTTATAGAGGACTATGACTCCAGGGAGCTGTCTCACTAA
- the LOC123975375 gene encoding serine/arginine repetitive matrix protein 5 isoform X1 yields MSFTQSKQRCEPTDMDHARSQDTQQSKGSTLRHREHSDETVDKRPTDSSASPIQDEKRLIRRVRSPSRPRAWLSNSYKPKFGGRVYRPRFSRDDHSFYKPGFSSQRYHHFSPQDYSHRRDHFPLNLHHVPQRERDREKEERYEQRESADGSSPPKQNTSTRTFLPRSTSSRDKDMQFTVCQNDKNQSRERDHRGTKSKERERSRDGELPSTASQTVTRERAIQQKRREIDEMYYQECEMFGLVAKMLIAKDQSLEGPIQSSLQENLRDIGKRCVDAMEKFIEDYDSRELSH; encoded by the exons ATGTCATTCACACAGAGCAAACAACGCTGCGAACCGACAGACATGGACCATGCACGGTCGCAGGACACACAGCAGAGCAAG gGCTCCACGTTGCGGCACAGGGAACACAGTGATGAAACTGTCGACAAGAGGCCCACTGACAGCTCAGCGTCTCCCATACAG GATGAGAAGAGGCTGATCAGAAGAGTGCGAAGTCCATCCAGGCCGAGGGCATGGCTGTCCAATTCTTACAAACCGAAGTTTGGAGGGCGAGTCTACAGACCGCG TTTTTCAAGGGATGACCACTCATTCTACAAACCTGGCTTCAGCAGCCAGAGgtaccaccacttcagcccacaGGATTACTCCCACCGGCGAGATCATTTTCCTCTAAATCTTCACCACGTCCCGCAGAGGGAGAGGGACCGCGAGAAGGAGGAGCGGTACgagcagagagagagcgctGATGGGAGCTCACCTCCAAAGCAAAACACCT CTACTAGAACTTTCCTACCAAGGTCCACTTCCAGCAGAGACAAGGACATGCAGTTCACT GTTTGTCAGAACGACAAGAACCAAAGCAGGGAGAGAGATCACAGGGGGACCAAAAGCAAAGAAAGGGAACGAAGCAGAGACGGGGAGCTTCCTTCAACTGCGAGCCAGACGGTGACACGAGAGAGAGCCATCcaacagaagaggagagagatagaCGAG ATGTACTATCAGGAATGTGAAATGTTTGGCCTTGTGGCAAAGATGCTGATCGCAAAGGATCAGTCCCTGGAGGGTCCCATCCAGTCCTCTCTGCAGGAGAACCTCAGGGACATCGGCAAGCGCTGTGTGGATGCCATGGAGAAATTTATAGAGGACTATGACTCCAGGGAGCTGTCTCACTAA
- the LOC123975428 gene encoding receptor-type tyrosine-protein phosphatase V-like: protein MRVPTVSRSQILQEFRSRCQALSADGNRGFKQEFEELNEVGKDLPTRAGDSNREKNRYPYILPYDHCRVRLSVQNSNPQTDYINANFVPGGASERDFICTQGPLHKTMADFWRMVWEQNVRIIIMVTALKHKDIVLCDKYWPLERGTVYHGLIQVTTVTRKQGPDCFITTINLRQRDCSTARIITHYYYPSWPDQGVPKDSSSLCTFTEHVRQSLETTPRLGPAVVHCSAGVGRSGTFVTLLWLMQLCARGIRPNVRAAVEDLRLHRMCMVQNLEQYIFVHQCLLHWLSGGTSACPQTQGASSNINQHTQHRSHSSSGRRRHHHHRQTPPSDPPQNTLQQILHPGNLLRRLLPSSSLFNPGSHAS, encoded by the exons ATGAG GGTGCCAACTGTCTCAAGATCACAAATTCTACAGGAGTTTCGTTCTCGATGCCAGGCACTTTCAGCCGATGGCAACAGAGGCTTTAAACAGGAGTTTGAG GAGCTAAATGAAGTTGGCAAAGACCTCCCCACCAGAGCGGGGGAttcaaacagagaaaagaacCGATACCCCTACATATTGCCAT ATGACCACTGTCGTGTGAGGCTGTCTGTTCAAAACTCCAATCCACAAACTGACTACATCAACGCCAATTTTGTGCCT GGTGGAGCATCAGAAAGAGACTTCATCTGCACCCAGGGTCCTTTGCACAAGACCATGGCCGACTTCTGGAGAATGGTGTGGGAGCAAAACGTTAGGATAATCATCATGGTGACGGCgctgaaacacaaagacata GTGCTGTGTGATAAGTATTGGCCTTTGGAACGAGGGACAGTTTATCATGGACTGATCCAAGTGACGACAGTGACCCGCAAACAAGGTCCAGATTGTTTTATCACCACCATTAACCTAAGACAG agagACTGTTCTACAGCCAGGATAATCACACACTACTACTACCCTTCCTGGCCAGACCAGGGCGTCCCTAAAGACTCATCTTCTCTCTGTACCTTCACTGAGCATGTGCGGCAGAGTTTGGAAACCACTCCTCGCCTGGGGCCGGCTGTGGTGCACTGCAg TGCAGGTGTGGGGCGTTCAGGAACGTTTGTGACATTGTTGTGGCTGATGCAGCTGTGTGCGAGGGGCATCCGGCCTAATGTCCGGGCTGCTGTGGAGGATCTACGGTTACATCGAATGTGCATGGTCCAGAATCTG GAGCAGTACATATTTGTTCATCAGTGTCTGCTACACTGGCTAAGTGGAGGAACCTCTGCATG CCCACAAACTCAGGGAGCCAGTTCAAATATTAACCAGCACACTCAGCATCGATCACACAGCTCCTCGGGGAGGAGGAGACATCACCATCATCGACAGACACCTCCGTCAGACCCGCCGCAGAACACACTGCAGCAGATTTTACACCCTGGGAACCTACTGAGGAGGTTACTGCCTTCCTCATCACTATTTAATCCAGGCTCACATGCCTCTTGA